One genomic segment of Salinigranum rubrum includes these proteins:
- a CDS encoding NAD(P)-dependent alcohol dehydrogenase yields the protein MQIDAAVVREEGGAFEIESVELEEPQADEVLVRVVGAGVCHTDMIVRDQMYPTPLPAVLGHEGSGVVERVGEGVTAVEPGDRVVLSFDFDHTCTSCRDGHPAYCEDFFAYNFGGSRPSDGTSPLSKEGETISGRFFGQSSFATYAIATERNVVPVDDDVPLELLGPLGCGIQTGAGGVINTLDPQAGSSIAIFGAGSVGLSAVMAAGIKGCTEILSIDLKPNRLEKAAELGATHTVNPEEVDDVVEHVQELTGGGADYALETTGVPQVAEQAVEALAHRGTLGIIGAPALGTEASYDVNNLILLGRTITGIVEGDSDPQQFIPDLIELYRQGKFPFDELVTYYDFEDIEQAVEDSESGDTIKPVLRMSEP from the coding sequence ATGCAGATAGACGCAGCGGTCGTCAGAGAGGAGGGTGGTGCGTTCGAAATCGAGTCAGTCGAGCTAGAGGAACCGCAGGCCGACGAGGTGCTCGTCCGGGTCGTCGGCGCGGGCGTGTGTCACACCGACATGATCGTCCGCGACCAGATGTATCCGACGCCGCTTCCCGCCGTCTTGGGACACGAGGGGTCGGGCGTGGTCGAACGAGTCGGCGAGGGCGTCACGGCCGTCGAACCGGGCGACCGGGTCGTACTGAGCTTCGACTTCGACCACACCTGCACGAGTTGTCGGGACGGCCACCCCGCCTACTGCGAGGACTTCTTCGCGTACAACTTCGGCGGGTCGCGGCCGTCGGACGGCACCTCGCCGCTCTCGAAGGAGGGAGAGACCATCAGCGGGCGGTTCTTCGGCCAGTCGTCGTTCGCGACGTACGCCATCGCCACCGAGCGCAACGTGGTCCCTGTCGACGACGACGTGCCCCTCGAACTCCTGGGGCCGCTCGGCTGTGGCATCCAGACCGGTGCGGGCGGCGTCATCAACACGCTCGACCCGCAGGCGGGGTCGTCCATCGCCATCTTCGGGGCCGGCTCCGTGGGACTGTCGGCCGTGATGGCCGCGGGCATCAAGGGCTGTACCGAGATACTCTCCATCGACCTCAAGCCCAACCGACTGGAGAAGGCGGCCGAACTCGGCGCGACTCACACCGTCAACCCCGAGGAGGTCGACGACGTGGTCGAACACGTCCAGGAACTGACGGGCGGCGGCGCCGACTACGCGCTGGAGACGACCGGCGTGCCGCAGGTAGCCGAACAGGCCGTCGAAGCCCTCGCCCACCGCGGGACGCTCGGCATCATCGGCGCGCCGGCACTGGGCACCGAGGCGAGCTACGACGTGAACAACCTCATCCTGCTCGGCCGCACCATCACCGGCATCGTCGAGGGCGACTCCGACCCACAGCAGTTCATCCCGGACCTCATCGAACTCTACAGGCAAGGAAAGTTCCCGTTCGACGAACTCGTCACGTACTACGACTTCGAGGACATCGAGCAGGCCGTCGAAGACTCCGAGTCCGGTGACACCATCAAGCCCGTCCTCCGGATGAGCGAACCCTGA
- a CDS encoding enoyl-CoA hydratase/isomerase family protein, which yields MTDLPHADDCDLVRCSVDDDVARVTIDRPDARNALNGQVRTELKRVVGRIAESDVRVVVLTGADEAKAFVAGADVSELRERDTFEQREASRRPRVYEAVADLPQPVIARLNGHALGGGCELALACDVRVAHERAKIGQPEINLGLIPGGGGTQRLPRLVGEGQAMRLVLTGELVSAEEARELGLVDVVCSDEEFDARVDDIARSMADKSPLALELGKEAIKASSRLGLEDGLDYEANLFVQLFSSHDKNEGIDAFFEERDPEWKGR from the coding sequence GTGACCGACCTGCCGCACGCCGACGACTGCGACCTCGTTCGGTGCTCGGTCGACGACGACGTCGCCCGGGTCACCATCGACCGACCCGACGCTCGGAACGCGCTCAACGGCCAGGTCCGGACCGAGTTGAAACGGGTCGTCGGCCGCATCGCCGAGAGCGACGTCCGCGTGGTCGTCCTGACCGGCGCGGACGAGGCGAAGGCGTTCGTCGCCGGCGCGGACGTCTCGGAACTCCGCGAGCGCGACACGTTCGAACAGCGCGAGGCGAGCCGACGCCCCCGGGTGTACGAGGCCGTCGCGGACCTGCCGCAACCCGTTATCGCCCGCCTCAACGGCCACGCGCTCGGCGGCGGCTGCGAACTCGCGCTCGCCTGTGACGTCCGCGTCGCCCACGAGCGGGCGAAGATCGGTCAGCCCGAAATCAACCTCGGGCTCATCCCCGGCGGTGGCGGCACGCAGCGTCTCCCCCGGCTCGTGGGAGAGGGACAGGCGATGCGGCTCGTCCTCACCGGCGAACTGGTGTCGGCCGAAGAGGCGCGGGAACTCGGGCTGGTGGACGTCGTCTGTTCGGACGAGGAGTTCGACGCTCGCGTCGACGACATCGCCCGCTCGATGGCCGACAAGTCACCACTCGCGCTCGAACTCGGGAAGGAAGCCATCAAGGCGAGCAGTCGTCTCGGCCTCGAAGACGGCCTCGACTACGAGGCGAACCTGTTCGTTCAGCTCTTTTCGTCCCACGACAAGAACGAGGGCATCGACGCGTTCTTCGAAGAGCGCGACCCCGAGTGGAAGGGGCGATAG